GCGGTGGCCGAGACGCGCCCGCAGCTCGAGATCTACGCCGACGACGTGCAGTGCACGCACGGCGCCAGCATCGGCCGTCTCGACGACGACGCGCTGTTCTACATCCAGCAACGCGGCATCGATGCGCGCGAGGCGCGCCGTCTGCTCGTGTACGGCTTCGCCATCGAAGTGGCCGAATCGGTCGTGCCGCCGACGCTTCGGCAGGGCATGGAAGCGATGGTTTCGGAGCGCGTCGCCGGCCTGGCACGGCAAGGAGAAGCGAAGTGAGCGCAACGGCGCGACCGCAGCCCGTCCGCGATTCGTCGGCGGCGGAGTACGACGTCGAACGGATCCGGAACGACTTCCCGATCCTGTCGCAGAGCGTGCACGGAAAGCCGCTCGTCTATCTGGACAATGCCGCCACGACGCAGAAACCACGCGCCGTGCTGGACGCCGTCAATCGCTACTACGAGCACGACAACGCCAACGTGCATCGCGGCGTCCACACTCTGAGCGAGCGTGCCACCATCGCCTACGAGGACGCGCGCACGCGAGTCGGCCGCTTCGTCGGCGCAGCCTCCTCGAGCGAAATCGTGTTTCTTCGCGGTGCCACCGAGGCGCTGAACCTGGTCGCGCACAGCCTGGCCCAGACCGAACTGCGCGAGGGCGACGAGGTCGTCGTCTCGTACATGGAGCACCACTCCAACATCGTGCCGTGGCAGATGGCCTGCGCTCGCACCGGCGCCAGGCTGCGCGTGGCGCCGGTGGACGAGAACGGCGAGCTGATGCTGGAGGAGCTGGCGGCGCTGCTCGGCCCGCGGACGAAGATCGTCGCCGTCACGCACGTTTCCAATGCGCTCGGTACCGTCAACCCGATCGCTCGCATCGCACAGGTGGCCCACGATGCCGGCGCCAGACTGGTCGTCGACGGCGCGCAGGCGGTGCCGCACATCCCTCTGGACGTCGACGCGCTCGGCTGCGACTTCTACGCATTCTCCGGCCACAAGGTGTACGCGCCGATGGGCATCGGTGCGCTGTGGGGACGCCGCGAGCTGCTCGAGAAGCTGCCGCCGTATCAGGGCGGCGGCGAGATGATCCTGTCGGTGACGTTCGAGCAGACCACGTACAACACGGTGCCGCACAAGTTCGAGGCGGGAACTCCCGACGTCGCCGGCGCCGTCGGGCTGGCGGCTGCTCTGGACTATCTGGACGCGCTCGGCCTGGAGAACGTGGCGGCGCACGAGCAGGACCTGCTGGCGTATGCGCGCGAGGCGCTGCTTTCGGTGCCGGGGTTGCGCATCGTCGGAAACGCGCGCGAAAAGGCCGGCGTGCACTCGTTCGTGCTCGAGGACATCCATCCGCACGACATCGGTACGATTCTCGATCACGAGGGCGTCGCGATCCGCACCGGGCATCACTGCGCGCAGCCCGTGATCACGCGTTTCGGACTGCCGGCCACGGCTCGCGCTTCCTTTGGCCTGTACAACTCGCGCCAGGACGTGGACCGCCTCGTCGCCGGCCTGCAGCGCGTTCGGGAGATGATGGGCTGATGTCGGATCTGCGCGATCTCTACCAGGAGCTGATCCTGGATCACGGCCGCCGCCCGCGGAACTTCGGCCGCCTCGGCGAGGCCACCCATCACGCCGAGGGCTACAACCCGCTGTGCGGCGACAAGATCATGCTCTACCTCGAGCTCGACGGCGACAGGGTGCGTGGCGTGAGCTTCGAAGGGCAGGGGTGCGCGATCTCGCAGGCTTCAGCGTCCCTGATGACCGAAGCGGTCAAAGGCAAGACCACCGCGCAGGCGCTGGCGCTCTTCCGCAAGCTGACGGCGCTGGTGACGGCGCGAGACGAGGATGTTGCCGCCGAGACCGACACCGAGCTGGGGAAGCTGGCGGTGTTCGAGGGAGTGCGGCAGTACCCGCTGCGCGTCAAGTGCGCCACCCTGGCGTGGCATACGTTGCACAACGCGCTCGAAGGCAAGGCAGAAGAAGTCGCGGTGACCGAATGAGCCACGAGCACGAACACAAGAATCAAACGATGAGCGCAGAGCCGGAGGCCGGGATGGCAGCAAAGCCCGCTGCGAACGCACCATGGGAGCGGCATGATGCCGCTGCCGCTGCGGGTCAGCAGCCTGAAGTCCGCAACGTTCCCGTGCCTGACGCCGTCATTCAGCAGACCGGTCAGGAGCAGCCGGTGACTCTCCCCGACTCCGTCGCCAATGCCTCGGCGCCCGTCGCCGATGCCGGTGCGGCATCCGAAGCCGGCGGCGAGCTCGACATCGCCGAGATGGAAGAGCGCATCGTCGAAGCGCTGCACACGGTCTTCGATCCCGAGATTCCGGTCGACATCTACGAGCTCGGGCTGATCTACGACCTGCGCATCCAGCCGGACGGCCATGTCGACATCAAGATGACGCTGACCACTCCCAATTGCCCCGTCGCCGGATCGATGCCGGGCATGGTCGAGCGCGTCACCGGCATGGTCGAGGGCGTCAAGTCCGTGAACGTCGAGCTGGTGTGGGAGCCGATGTGGGGCCCGCACATGATGACGGAGGCCGCGCGGCTGCAGCTCAACATGTACTGAACGACTTCCCGCTTTCCGCAGCTCGTCGGCGGAGCCGCCGTCGGGCAGCCGTCACGCCACCGCCCGGCCACGAGGCGTCAGCTCCGCACCCGATACCGCACCGGCATCGTCTTGAGCCCGCCTACGAACGTCGTCGCCATCGATTCGGCCGGCCCCGTCAGCTCGATCTCCTCCAGCCGCGGCAGCAGCTCCCGGAAGAACGCCTCCACCTCCATGCGCGCAAGGTGAGCGCCGAGACAGAAGTGCACGCCGATGCCGAAGGCGAGGTGCTGATCCGCGTTGGCGCGCCGGATGTCGAACCGCATGGGATCGTCGAAGACGGTCTCGTCCCGATTGGCCGACAGGTACGACATCATCAGCCAGTCCCCCGCCTTCAACTTCGTGCCCGCCAGCTCGTAGTCGCCCTGCGCCTGCCGCATGAAATGCCGCACCGGCGTCACCCAGCGGATCATCTCGTGCACGGCGTTGGGAATGAGCGAAGGGTCATCCTTCAGCGCACGCAGCTGCTCGGGGTTTCGAATGAGCGCCTCCAGGCCGCCGGCCAGCGTGCTGGAGGTGGTGTCGTGTCCGGCCGTGGCGACGATGGAGTAGTAGCCGGCGGTTTCGAGCTCGCCGAGCGGCAGCCCGTCGATCGTGCCGTTGGCGATCGTGGAGGCGAGGTCGTCGGTGGGGTGGGCGCGGCGGTCGGCGGTGATGCGCGCAAAGTACATGGCCATGTCGTTGAGGGCAGCCTGGAAGATCTTGACCGGCTCTTCGCCTTCAGCGCCGCCGACGTCCGGATCCTCTCCGCCGAAGATCTTCTGCGTCAGCTCGAGCATGCGCGGCTCGTCGCTCTCGGGCACGCCGAGGATGCTCAGGATCACGTGCAGCGGATAATAAAGCGCGATGTCGCGCACGAAGTCGCACTGGCCGTCGAAGTCGAGCATGCGGTCGACGAAGCGCCGCGCCAGCACGGGAAGCTGTTGGCCGACGTTGCGACGCAGGTTGGCCGGCTTGAACCAGTCGTTCGTGATCAGCCGCGTGTTGCGATGCTCGGCGCCGTCCATGTGGATGAGCGTCTTGATGTCGAGGCCGGCGGCGCGCCCGCTCTCGACCTGGCTGCGCGGCAGGAGCACCGAGTCTCGCGTGTTCCAGAACAGCAGGTGATTGCGCTCGACCTCGGCCAGGTCGGCGTGACGAGTGACGACTCGGAAGGGAACGTATCCTTCGACATCGACCAGCGGCAGCGGCTCGGAGCGGCGCAGGCGGCCGGCAGCGGCGTGCCACGAGTCGAGGTCGGCGTAGGCGGTGCGGTCGATGAAGATGCGCGCATCGCCGAGGTGCGAGAAGTCCTGCATGCCAGCGGTCTAGCAACCGACCCCGCGAAAAAAAAGGCAGCACCGCACGTCGCCGACGATGACGCGCGGCGCCGTTGCACGTATCGCCTGCGGAACCACGGCGCGTCAGCTGGGCCGTGGTCCCGCTTCCGTTCTTCGCCGACCGACTCTAAATAGCCGGGCCGCCGCTTCGGCCGCCACCCGCTTGATGTTCGAACGCATCGCCAATCTGGCAACCACGCTGTTCCCGCTGTGGGTCGTCCTTGCCGGCGCCGCGGCGCTGTATCACCCGCCGTTGTTCACCTGGTTCTCCGGGCCGCTCATCGTCTGGGGCCTCGCCATCATCATGCTGGGAATGGGCATCACGCTGTCGGTCGACGACTTCCGGCGCGTGGCGACGATACCGGGTGCCGTGGTTGCCGGCGTGGTTGCGCAATTCCTCATCATGCCGCTCATGGGGTGGGCCAGCGCGCACGCCTTCGCGCTGCCGCCGCCCCTGGCGGTCGGCGTGATCCTGGTCGGCTGCTGCCCGGGCGGAACGGCATCCAACGTCGTCAGCTACCTCGCGCGAGCCAACGTAGCGCTGTCGGTCTTGATGACGATGTGCTCGACCATCGCGGCCGTCGTCATGACTCCGCTGCTCACGAAGGCTCTGGCTGGGACGCTGGTGCCGGTGGACGCCTGGGGTTTGTTCGTCAGCACCTTGCAGGTCGTGCTGATTCCGGTCTTGCTCGGTATTGGGCTCAACCATGCCGCGCCGGGCCTGGTGCGACGCGTGCTTCCGGTGGCCCCGTTGATCTCCGTGCTGACGATCGTGCTCATCTGCGCAAGCATCGCCGGGCAGAGCCGAGACGCGCTTTTCGCTTCGGGCCTGGGCCTGCTCGCGGCCGTCTTCATGCTGCACGCGGGCGGCTTCGGGCTCGGATATGTCTTCGGCCGCGTCGCGAGTTACGGCGAGACGATCAATCGCACGATCTCGATCGAGGTCGGCATGCAGAATTCCGGCCTCGGTGCAGTGCTCGCGCGCCAGCATTTCCCCGACCCCGCCACAGCACTGCCGGCCGCAATCTCCGCGACGGTCCACTCGCTGATCGGAAGCATCCTGGCCGCGTACTGGCGAACCCGCGAGCCCGAGGACCAGGCGTGAGCTCCTCCGCCGACGTGATCCTGTGGAGCGGACGCGAGGGCGCGACCGCACGGTGGACGGCGCACGCGTCGGAGGATTCGGGCGCTGCGGTGCTGGTCGAGCCCGACTCGGGCGCCCTGCGGTTCGACTTCAACCTCGTCGGAACCGGCAGCTGGGCGATCGCGCGCCTGGAGATGCCGGTGACGCTGCCGGAGCACTACGCGGCCGTAGCCAGGCTGCGCGGGCAGATGCAGCCCAACGAGCTGCAGCTCAAGCTGATCGATCCCAGCTTTGCCAACGTTTGGTGGTGGAGGCTCGGCGCCTTCACGACCACCGGAGAGCCGCAGACGCTGGTGCTGCGCCAGCCTGCGCTGCAGTTCGCATGGGGCCCGCGCAGCGGCGGCGAGCCGCGCCAGCTCGGAGCGGTCGAGCTGGCAATCGCGATCGAGCGAGGCGGCGCCGGCACGCTGTGGATCGACGAGCTGCGGCTGGAGGCGCGCGATCCATGGGCGGCGAGGCCGACCATCCACGGGCTGCGTGCGTCGAGCAGCGCGCCGGGAAGGGACATCGAGTGCATCGGGCGCAACGACGACGCGCGCTGGCGCCCCGCCGCCGACGACGCCGATCCCTGGATCGAGATCGATCTGGGCCGGCACAGCGAGATCGGCGGCGTGGTCATCGATTTCGGAGGCGCGGCGTTCGACGCGCCGTCGGCGCGGCTGTTCGGTTCCGAAGACGGCGCAGCATGGTCGCTGCTCGCGCAGCAGCCGGCCAGCCCGAGCCCGCGCGTGTGGCTGCGCACGGATGAAGGCGAAGCGCGCCACCTGCGAATCGAGCTGAAATCGAGGGAACCGATCGAGGTGACGCGCATTGCCGTCGTTCCGCTGGAGCTGGCGGTTTCACCGGCGCACTACATCCTCGGCGAAGCTGCGCACGCGCGCCGTGGCATGTATCCCCGCCACTTGCTGCGCGAGCAGACCTACTGGGCAGTGGTCGGCGGGGACGGCGACGAGCGCAAGGGATTGCTTGCCGAGGACGGAGCGCTGGAGGTGACGGCGGAGTCGTTCAGCATCGAACCGTTCCTCTACGTCGGCGGCCGGCTGGTCACGTGGGCCGACGCCGAAATCACTCAGTCACTGCTGGACGGCCACCTGCCCATCCCCTGCGTCGAATGGAACATCGCCGAGCTTCGCCTGCGCATAACGGCTTTCGCCACCGGCGAGCCGGGGCTGGCGGTTCTGGTTGCGCGCTACGAGATCGAGAACCTCACCGACGAGGACTGCGCGCTGCGGCTGTTCCTTGCGGTGCGTCCCTTCCAGGTCAATCCGACCTGGCAGAGCCTGAACATGATCGGCGGCATCGCCCCGATCCGTCGCATCGAGCATCTGGGCAATACGGTGCACATCAACGAGGAGCATGCGGTGATCGCCGTGACGGCGGCGTCCGCCTTCGGCGCTTCCGCCTCCGAGCACGGCATCGACGCGCTGGAGACGGGGCAGTCGCCGCCGCTCGATCACATCGACGACCCCGTCGGCTTCGCCACCGGCGTTCTTGCCTACGACCTGCGTCTCGCTGCGCGCGAGCAGGATGTCGTCGTGGCGGCCGCCGTGCCGCTGTACGAGACCTCCCCGCTGCCGCCCTCGGCGCTGTCGCGCGACCAGGCCATTGCATGGGTGGATGCGCGCATGCAGGAGACGGCAGCGGCGTGGCGCGAGCGCCTGGCTCGCGTGCCCATCGCTCTTCCTGCGTGTGCCGACGAGTTCCTGAATTCGGTCCGCGCGTCCATTGCCTGGATTCTCGTCAACCGCGAGGGACCTCGCATACAGCCGGGCCCGCGCAACTACCGTCGCTCCTGGATCCGGGACGGCGCCATGACCGGCGGCGCGCTGGCCGAGATGGGGTTCGCCGCCGAGCTCGAGGCGTTTCTGCGGTGGTACGCGCCTCATCAGCTCGAGGACGGGCGCGTGCCGTGTGCGGTCGATCGGCGCGGCGTCGATCTGGTGGCCGAGCACGACAGCCACGGACAGCTCATCTGGAGCATCGTCGAGCTGTACCGGCTGACGGGCGACCCGGCGCTCCTGCGCGAGATGTGGCCGCGCGTGCAGCGGGCGGCCTCGGCCATCGCTTCGCTGCGCGCGCAGCAGACCAGGGAAGAGCTGCGTGGCAGTGGCGCGTTCGGTCTGCTGCCTCCCTCGATCAGCCACGAGGGCTACTCTTCGCAGCCCGTGCACTCGTACTGGGACGACCTGTTCGCGCTGCGCGGCCTGCGCGATGCCGGCTATGCGGCCGGCGTGCTCGGGCGCCACGACGACAGCCGGCGCTTGCGCGAGCTCTACGAAGCGATGCGCGCGGACTTCCGCGACTCCGTCCGGCGGATCATCGCCGAGCACGGCATCGACTTCATTCCCGGCAGCGTCGAGCTCGGGGACCTCGATCCCGCCTCCACCGCCATCGCCTTCGATCCCTGCCAGGAGGATTCGCTGCTGCCGCGAGCCGAGCTTGCGCGGACGTTCGAGCTGTTCTGGCAACGGTTCCAGCAGCGCCGTCAGGGCGCGGTCGATACAGGCAGCTACAGCGCCTACGAGGCCCGCAATGCGCTGGCGATGATGATGCTCGGCATGCGCGAGCGCGGGTTCGAAGCGCTGCAATGGTTCGTCCGCGACCAGCGCCCGCAGGCGTGGCGGCAATGGCCGGAGGTGAGCACGGCCGATCCGCGCGAACCGCGCTTCGTCGGCGACCTTCCCCATGGCTGGATCGCCTCCGGCTTCGTCCGCATCGTGCGCCGCATGCTCGCCTTCGAGCGGCTCGACGACGACGCCTTGATCCTGGCTGCCGGAGTTCCCGCCGACTGGCTGGCCGAGGAGCCCGGCGTACAGGTGAAGGGGATGCCGAGCTACTACGGCCCCATCGAGTACACGATGAAAGCCGCCGGTGACGGCGCGATCCGCGTGACGCTGGGACCGCTTCGGCGCTGGCCGGCAGCGGGCGTCATCCTGGAGCCGCCGCTGACGCAGCCCCTGCGGCACGTCACCATCGACGGCCGCCGCACCGACGCGGCCGATGCCAGGCGAGCCGTGCTTCGCGAGCCGGCGCGCGAGGTCGTCCTGGAGACGTGATGCGGCCATGTCGTGGCGCGGCGCGCGGCGAAGCGACCGCCGACGCCGGGCAGCTGCGCACGGCGCACGCTGCGCTCAGGCCACTTTCTTCTTCTTGCCCGCCGGTCCCTTCCCCGTCTCGGCATCGATGAGCTTCCAGGAGCCGCTCGTGTCGAGTTGCAGAATGCGCTGGTGGAACGGAATCAGCGTGTTGCGATGGCCGACGCTGATGAAGCCGCAGCCGGATTCGATCAGCAGCTCGTACATGCGCGTCTGGTTCTCCTCGTCGAGCGCGCTGGTGGCCTCGTCGAGGAACGCGAAGCGCGGCTTGCGAAGCAGAAGTCGGGCGAACGCCACGCGTTGCTGCTCGCCGATCGAAAGGACGTTGGTCCAGTCGACCTTGCTCTCGAGGTCGCCGTTGACGCGGTCGAAGACGTCGGAGAGGTTGACCTTGTCGACGACCTTGCGGATCTCGTCGTCCTCGATGCGGCTGTGCGGATACGGGTATAGCAGCTGGTCGCGCAGCGTTCCCTCGATCATGTAGGGCCGCTGCGGCAGGAACATCAGCTCCGAGAGCGCGGGCCGCTCGAGTGACCCCATGCCGCTCGGCCACAGACCGGCGATGGTGCGCAGCAGCGAGCTCTTGCCCGTGCCGCTCGGGCCCATGATCAGGACGCTCTGCCTTCGCCGCAGCTCCAGCGACAGCTCTTCGACGAGCCGCTTCTGGTCGGCGTCCGGCGTCACCACCGTCAGGTCCTGCAGCCGGATGATGCGGCTGTCCTCTTCGATCTCCAGCTGCGATTCCTTGATGATGCGCTCTTCCTCGGCGTCGAACGCGTCGAGGTTCTCCCACAGCGCGCCCAGGCGCTGGACGTTGGCCAGGTAGGCACTGAGCTGCTCGAACTGCGTGATGATGAGCGAGACGGCCGCCAGCACTTGCGCGAACGCGCTGGAGGCCTGCGTGATGACTCCGAACTCCACCTCGCCGCGCATGTACAGCGGCGCGACGATGATCACCGGAATGGCCAGCGCCGCGTAGTTGTAGCTGTTGGTGAAGAAGCCGAGATTGCGGTTCCATCCGATGATCGCCACCGTGTTGCGCACGGCGTTGAGCAGCCGCATGAGCAGGTCGGCCATCTCGCGGCGCTCTCCGCGATAGAACGCGATGGACTCGGCATTGTCGCGCACGCGCACCAGGCCGTAACGAAGGTCGGCCTCGCGAGCGTACTGCTTGTAGTGCAGCTGCACGAGGCGGCGCCCGATCAGGATGCTGCCCGCCGTTCCCGCCACGGCATACAGGAACAGCACGCTGACGAGCAGCTTCGAGATCGTCCACAGCACGCCGATGAAGGCGATGACGGTGACGGCGGCGTTCAGGATGATGAGCAGGAACGTCAACGACTTGGACGTGAACAGGCGGACGTCTTCGCTGATGCGCTGGTCCGGGTTGTCGATGGCGTCCTGGCCGCGCAGCCGATAGTAGGCGCGGTTGTTGAAGTAGCGCTCGATGAGATGCTCGGCCAGCGATTCGCGCCAGAGCAGCGCCAGGCGCTCTTCCATCCATCGATAGTAGACGCCGATAGGGACGGCCAGGGCGAATGAGGCGAGATAGAGTCCGAGGTACCTCCAATAGCCCTCGACGTCCTTCTTCGAGATGGCCGTCATGAAGTCGCGGCCGGCGTAGCTCATCAGGACCTGCACGCCGCCCACCGCCAGCGCGAACGTCAGCGTCAGGATCAGGAAGTAGCGCGCCTTGCGCCGGTGCTTGGACTCGACGAAGAACGCGCGTCCGATGCTGATGAACTGCCGCAGCGTCTTGCGGAT
This is a stretch of genomic DNA from Candidatus Limnocylindrales bacterium. It encodes these proteins:
- a CDS encoding cytochrome P450, producing the protein MQDFSHLGDARIFIDRTAYADLDSWHAAAGRLRRSEPLPLVDVEGYVPFRVVTRHADLAEVERNHLLFWNTRDSVLLPRSQVESGRAAGLDIKTLIHMDGAEHRNTRLITNDWFKPANLRRNVGQQLPVLARRFVDRMLDFDGQCDFVRDIALYYPLHVILSILGVPESDEPRMLELTQKIFGGEDPDVGGAEGEEPVKIFQAALNDMAMYFARITADRRAHPTDDLASTIANGTIDGLPLGELETAGYYSIVATAGHDTTSSTLAGGLEALIRNPEQLRALKDDPSLIPNAVHEMIRWVTPVRHFMRQAQGDYELAGTKLKAGDWLMMSYLSANRDETVFDDPMRFDIRRANADQHLAFGIGVHFCLGAHLARMEVEAFFRELLPRLEEIELTGPAESMATTFVGGLKTMPVRYRVRS
- a CDS encoding bile acid:sodium symporter family protein — its product is MFERIANLATTLFPLWVVLAGAAALYHPPLFTWFSGPLIVWGLAIIMLGMGITLSVDDFRRVATIPGAVVAGVVAQFLIMPLMGWASAHAFALPPPLAVGVILVGCCPGGTASNVVSYLARANVALSVLMTMCSTIAAVVMTPLLTKALAGTLVPVDAWGLFVSTLQVVLIPVLLGIGLNHAAPGLVRRVLPVAPLISVLTIVLICASIAGQSRDALFASGLGLLAAVFMLHAGGFGLGYVFGRVASYGETINRTISIEVGMQNSGLGAVLARQHFPDPATALPAAISATVHSLIGSILAAYWRTREPEDQA
- a CDS encoding SUF system Fe-S cluster assembly protein, which produces MPDAVIQQTGQEQPVTLPDSVANASAPVADAGAASEAGGELDIAEMEERIVEALHTVFDPEIPVDIYELGLIYDLRIQPDGHVDIKMTLTTPNCPVAGSMPGMVERVTGMVEGVKSVNVELVWEPMWGPHMMTEAARLQLNMY
- a CDS encoding ABC transporter ATP-binding protein/permease, which gives rise to MASPNEAQAPQKDGKPAAQRDKTPIRKTLRQFISIGRAFFVESKHRRKARYFLILTLTFALAVGGVQVLMSYAGRDFMTAISKKDVEGYWRYLGLYLASFALAVPIGVYYRWMEERLALLWRESLAEHLIERYFNNRAYYRLRGQDAIDNPDQRISEDVRLFTSKSLTFLLIILNAAVTVIAFIGVLWTISKLLVSVLFLYAVAGTAGSILIGRRLVQLHYKQYAREADLRYGLVRVRDNAESIAFYRGERREMADLLMRLLNAVRNTVAIIGWNRNLGFFTNSYNYAALAIPVIIVAPLYMRGEVEFGVITQASSAFAQVLAAVSLIITQFEQLSAYLANVQRLGALWENLDAFDAEEERIIKESQLEIEEDSRIIRLQDLTVVTPDADQKRLVEELSLELRRRQSVLIMGPSGTGKSSLLRTIAGLWPSGMGSLERPALSELMFLPQRPYMIEGTLRDQLLYPYPHSRIEDDEIRKVVDKVNLSDVFDRVNGDLESKVDWTNVLSIGEQQRVAFARLLLRKPRFAFLDEATSALDEENQTRMYELLIESGCGFISVGHRNTLIPFHQRILQLDTSGSWKLIDAETGKGPAGKKKKVA
- a CDS encoding cysteine desulfurase translates to MSATARPQPVRDSSAAEYDVERIRNDFPILSQSVHGKPLVYLDNAATTQKPRAVLDAVNRYYEHDNANVHRGVHTLSERATIAYEDARTRVGRFVGAASSSEIVFLRGATEALNLVAHSLAQTELREGDEVVVSYMEHHSNIVPWQMACARTGARLRVAPVDENGELMLEELAALLGPRTKIVAVTHVSNALGTVNPIARIAQVAHDAGARLVVDGAQAVPHIPLDVDALGCDFYAFSGHKVYAPMGIGALWGRRELLEKLPPYQGGGEMILSVTFEQTTYNTVPHKFEAGTPDVAGAVGLAAALDYLDALGLENVAAHEQDLLAYAREALLSVPGLRIVGNAREKAGVHSFVLEDIHPHDIGTILDHEGVAIRTGHHCAQPVITRFGLPATARASFGLYNSRQDVDRLVAGLQRVREMMG
- a CDS encoding discoidin domain-containing protein, whose amino-acid sequence is MSSSADVILWSGREGATARWTAHASEDSGAAVLVEPDSGALRFDFNLVGTGSWAIARLEMPVTLPEHYAAVARLRGQMQPNELQLKLIDPSFANVWWWRLGAFTTTGEPQTLVLRQPALQFAWGPRSGGEPRQLGAVELAIAIERGGAGTLWIDELRLEARDPWAARPTIHGLRASSSAPGRDIECIGRNDDARWRPAADDADPWIEIDLGRHSEIGGVVIDFGGAAFDAPSARLFGSEDGAAWSLLAQQPASPSPRVWLRTDEGEARHLRIELKSREPIEVTRIAVVPLELAVSPAHYILGEAAHARRGMYPRHLLREQTYWAVVGGDGDERKGLLAEDGALEVTAESFSIEPFLYVGGRLVTWADAEITQSLLDGHLPIPCVEWNIAELRLRITAFATGEPGLAVLVARYEIENLTDEDCALRLFLAVRPFQVNPTWQSLNMIGGIAPIRRIEHLGNTVHINEEHAVIAVTAASAFGASASEHGIDALETGQSPPLDHIDDPVGFATGVLAYDLRLAAREQDVVVAAAVPLYETSPLPPSALSRDQAIAWVDARMQETAAAWRERLARVPIALPACADEFLNSVRASIAWILVNREGPRIQPGPRNYRRSWIRDGAMTGGALAEMGFAAELEAFLRWYAPHQLEDGRVPCAVDRRGVDLVAEHDSHGQLIWSIVELYRLTGDPALLREMWPRVQRAASAIASLRAQQTREELRGSGAFGLLPPSISHEGYSSQPVHSYWDDLFALRGLRDAGYAAGVLGRHDDSRRLRELYEAMRADFRDSVRRIIAEHGIDFIPGSVELGDLDPASTAIAFDPCQEDSLLPRAELARTFELFWQRFQQRRQGAVDTGSYSAYEARNALAMMMLGMRERGFEALQWFVRDQRPQAWRQWPEVSTADPREPRFVGDLPHGWIASGFVRIVRRMLAFERLDDDALILAAGVPADWLAEEPGVQVKGMPSYYGPIEYTMKAAGDGAIRVTLGPLRRWPAAGVILEPPLTQPLRHVTIDGRRTDAADARRAVLREPAREVVLET
- a CDS encoding SUF system NifU family Fe-S cluster assembly protein codes for the protein MSDLRDLYQELILDHGRRPRNFGRLGEATHHAEGYNPLCGDKIMLYLELDGDRVRGVSFEGQGCAISQASASLMTEAVKGKTTAQALALFRKLTALVTARDEDVAAETDTELGKLAVFEGVRQYPLRVKCATLAWHTLHNALEGKAEEVAVTE